A single window of Nitrospira sp. DNA harbors:
- the rpsM gene encoding 30S ribosomal protein S13 — protein MARIAGIDLPRDKRTDIGLTYIYGIGRAAAREILRKAGVDGAIRIKDLSEDKIVKLREIIDRDHRVEGDLRKETSLNIKRLIDTGTYRGLRHRKGLPVRGQRTKTNARTRKGRRAGVTSKPKPTAR, from the coding sequence ATGGCACGCATCGCAGGCATCGATTTGCCAAGAGACAAGCGGACCGATATCGGCCTCACGTACATCTACGGGATTGGGCGAGCCGCCGCACGAGAAATTCTGCGGAAGGCCGGTGTGGATGGGGCGATTCGGATCAAGGATCTGAGCGAAGACAAGATCGTCAAGCTCAGAGAAATTATTGATCGCGATCACCGCGTCGAGGGGGACCTTCGGAAGGAGACGTCCCTGAACATCAAGCGATTGATCGACACCGGGACCTATCGAGGTCTGCGCCATCGAAAAGGGTTGCCGGTGCGTGGCCAGCGCACGAAGACCAATGCCAGAACGCGGAAGGGCCGACGTGCTGGTGTGACAAGCAAACCGAAACCGACAGCCAGATGA
- the rpsK gene encoding 30S ribosomal protein S11, with translation MSVKKGKKKERRIVQAGVAHVQASFNNTIVTITDMGGNTVVWASSGNQGFKGSRKSTPFAAQRAGEAAARKAMESGMRQIDVYVNGPGAGRESAIRSLQAAGLRINLIRDVTPIPHNGCRPPKRRRV, from the coding sequence ATGAGTGTGAAGAAGGGCAAGAAGAAGGAACGCCGGATTGTTCAGGCCGGTGTGGCGCATGTCCAGGCATCCTTCAATAATACGATTGTCACGATTACTGACATGGGCGGCAATACGGTCGTCTGGGCCAGCTCTGGCAATCAGGGGTTTAAGGGCTCTCGTAAGAGTACCCCGTTCGCGGCACAGCGTGCCGGCGAAGCGGCCGCCCGTAAAGCCATGGAGAGTGGCATGCGTCAAATTGATGTGTATGTGAACGGGCCTGGGGCTGGTCGTGAATCAGCCATTCGCTCGCTCCAGGCCGCTGGCCTGCGCATCAATCTGATTCGCGATGTCACGCCGATTCCCCATAACGGCTGCCGTCCACCGAAGCGGAGACGGGTGTAG
- the infA gene encoding translation initiation factor IF-1, whose amino-acid sequence MGKEDIIEIQGTVAETLPNAMFRVKLDNGHILLAHISGKMRMHFIRILPGDKVTVEMSPYDLTRGRITYRFK is encoded by the coding sequence GTGGGAAAAGAAGACATTATCGAAATACAGGGAACGGTAGCAGAGACATTACCCAATGCCATGTTTCGTGTGAAACTTGATAATGGACATATTCTACTAGCTCATATTTCTGGAAAAATGAGGATGCACTTTATCCGAATTCTTCCGGGCGACAAAGTCACGGTGGAGATGTCTCCATACGATTTGACGAGAGGCCGAATCACTTACCGTTTCAAGTAG
- the rpmJ gene encoding 50S ribosomal protein L36, translating to MKVKSSVKPICAKCMVVRRRGVVRILCENPRHKQRQG from the coding sequence ATGAAAGTAAAGTCATCAGTCAAGCCGATTTGTGCCAAGTGTATGGTCGTTCGTCGCCGGGGCGTCGTGCGAATTTTGTGTGAGAACCCCAGGCACAAGCAACGTCAGGGATAA
- the map gene encoding type I methionyl aminopeptidase, which produces MIILKTPAEIDVMAQASRVVAEALEVVRNAVRPGVTTEDLDRIAEQAIRDRGAIPAFKGYRSYPKTLCASVNEQVVHGIPSKRKLKDGDIIGLDLGAVVGGFYGDSAVTVAVGETSESVARLIQVTQEALDLGIQKAVVGNRLTDISYAVQRHVEAAGYSVVTEFVGHGIGRQLHEEPQVPNYGKAGQGPRLQYGMVLAIEPMVNMGGSAVRVLEDRWTAVTADGSLSAHFEHTIAIQPSGPARVLSQRVLDAA; this is translated from the coding sequence ATTCTGAAGACGCCTGCTGAAATTGATGTGATGGCTCAGGCGTCGCGAGTAGTTGCTGAAGCGCTAGAAGTTGTCAGGAATGCCGTGAGGCCTGGCGTGACCACGGAGGATCTTGACCGTATCGCAGAGCAAGCCATACGTGACCGCGGGGCTATCCCAGCATTCAAGGGATACCGCAGCTACCCGAAGACTCTCTGCGCTTCAGTCAATGAACAGGTTGTTCATGGAATTCCTTCAAAACGGAAACTGAAGGACGGCGATATCATCGGTCTAGACTTGGGGGCGGTTGTCGGCGGGTTTTATGGTGACTCTGCAGTCACTGTGGCGGTCGGCGAAACCAGTGAGTCTGTTGCTCGATTGATTCAGGTGACGCAAGAAGCTCTTGATCTGGGTATCCAAAAGGCGGTAGTCGGTAATCGGCTTACCGACATTTCTTATGCGGTACAGCGCCATGTTGAAGCAGCTGGATATTCAGTCGTAACGGAGTTCGTCGGCCATGGTATCGGCCGTCAACTTCATGAAGAACCTCAAGTGCCCAACTACGGGAAGGCTGGTCAGGGGCCGCGTCTACAGTACGGGATGGTTCTGGCGATCGAGCCGATGGTCAACATGGGTGGCAGTGCGGTGCGTGTGCTTGAGGATCGGTGGACGGCGGTGACGGCAGACGGTAGCCTTTCAGCCCACTTTGAGCATACAATAGCAATTCAGCCGTCGGGGCCGGCGCGGGTGCTCAGTCAGAGAGTGCTAGACGCCGCATAA